A region from the Inhella inkyongensis genome encodes:
- the ubiU gene encoding ubiquinone anaerobic biosynthesis protein UbiU yields the protein MQTLPTPGKPQLVCPAGSLRALQLALQAGADAVYLGLKDATNARNFAGLNFDAAQVREGVAQARQLGRQVLMALNTFGDARDRSPWQRAVDRAVELGADALIVADIAVLTDARRRHPQMRLHLSVQASATNYESIQFYREHYGIERAVLPRVLTLQQVQHLIRHSPVPVEVFGFGSLCVMVEGRCALSSYATGQSPNTAGVCSPPSAVRWDEAADGVRARLGGVLIDHYRPGEPRAYPTLCKGRFAVGALPHDYALEEPTSLNTLALLPQLIEAGVAAIKIEGRQRSPAYVAEVTKVWRAAIDSAWAAQSGQGRYSVQAAWDGELARWAEGQQQTLGAYDRPWR from the coding sequence ATGCAGACCCTTCCCACGCCCGGCAAGCCGCAGCTGGTCTGCCCGGCCGGTTCGCTGCGCGCGTTGCAACTGGCCCTGCAGGCCGGCGCCGATGCCGTCTATCTGGGCCTGAAGGACGCCACCAACGCGCGCAACTTCGCCGGCCTGAACTTCGACGCTGCCCAGGTGCGTGAGGGCGTGGCGCAGGCGCGCCAGCTCGGCCGCCAGGTGCTGATGGCGCTCAACACCTTTGGCGACGCGCGCGACCGCAGCCCCTGGCAGCGCGCCGTCGACCGGGCCGTCGAGCTCGGCGCCGATGCCCTCATCGTGGCCGACATCGCGGTGCTGACCGACGCCCGCCGCCGCCACCCGCAGATGCGCCTGCATCTGTCGGTGCAGGCCTCGGCGACGAATTACGAATCGATCCAGTTCTACCGCGAGCACTACGGCATCGAGCGCGCGGTGCTGCCCCGCGTGCTGACCCTGCAGCAGGTGCAGCACCTGATCCGCCACAGCCCGGTCCCGGTCGAGGTGTTCGGCTTCGGCAGCCTGTGCGTGATGGTCGAGGGGCGCTGCGCGCTCTCCAGCTATGCGACCGGACAGTCGCCCAACACCGCGGGCGTGTGCTCGCCCCCCTCCGCCGTGCGCTGGGACGAGGCCGCGGACGGTGTGCGTGCCCGCCTCGGCGGCGTGCTGATCGACCACTACCGCCCGGGCGAGCCGCGCGCCTACCCGACGCTGTGCAAGGGCCGCTTCGCGGTCGGCGCCTTGCCGCACGATTACGCGCTCGAGGAACCCACCAGCCTCAACACCCTGGCCCTGCTGCCGCAGCTGATCGAGGCCGGCGTCGCCGCCATCAAGATCGAGGGCCGCCAGCGCAGCCCCGCCTATGTCGCCGAGGTCACCAAGGTCTGGCGCGCCGCCATCGACTCGGCCTGGGCGGCCCAGAGCGGCCAGGGCCGCTACAGCGTGCAAGCGGCCTGGGACGGCGAACTGGCGCGCTGGGCCGAGGGCCAGCAGCAGACCCTGGGCGCCTACGACCGCCCCTGGAGATGA
- a CDS encoding U32 family peptidase yields MELTIGPLLYWWPRAAVFDFYAQLADAPVQGIVLGEQVCSRRNEIRFEDWLALARELRAAGKDVRLATLALVMSEAELRTLRRVCEQDEFAVEAGDTAALQVLARAGRRPHTLGPHLNIYNAEALQEHARFGADRWVAPVELSLDAVGRINPAPSSIATEVWGFGRLPLAFSARCFTARHHRLQKDDCQFRCRDDADGLLLRSGEGAEFLALNGVQTQSAALQCLIAQGAALCAAGVNRLRLSPCAQGFDAVIAQFDAVFGHAADGQEALAALRRLPLPGTLVDGFARRAPGLEAA; encoded by the coding sequence ATGGAACTGACGATCGGCCCCCTGCTGTACTGGTGGCCACGCGCCGCCGTGTTCGATTTCTATGCCCAGCTGGCCGATGCGCCGGTGCAGGGCATCGTGCTGGGCGAACAGGTCTGTTCGCGTCGCAACGAGATCCGCTTCGAGGACTGGCTGGCGCTGGCGCGCGAACTGCGCGCCGCCGGCAAGGATGTGCGCCTGGCCACCCTGGCCCTGGTGATGAGCGAGGCCGAGCTGCGCACCTTGCGCCGCGTCTGCGAACAGGACGAGTTCGCGGTCGAGGCCGGCGACACCGCGGCCCTGCAGGTACTGGCGCGTGCCGGCCGCCGCCCGCATACGCTGGGCCCGCATCTGAACATCTACAACGCCGAGGCGCTGCAGGAACACGCACGCTTCGGCGCCGACCGCTGGGTCGCACCGGTGGAACTTTCGCTGGACGCGGTGGGCCGCATCAATCCGGCGCCGAGCTCGATCGCCACCGAGGTCTGGGGCTTCGGCCGCCTGCCGCTGGCCTTTTCGGCGCGCTGCTTCACTGCCCGCCACCACCGGCTGCAGAAGGATGACTGCCAGTTCCGTTGCCGTGACGACGCCGACGGCCTGCTGCTCAGGAGTGGCGAGGGCGCCGAGTTCCTGGCGCTCAACGGCGTCCAGACCCAGAGCGCCGCGCTGCAGTGCCTGATCGCCCAGGGCGCGGCGCTGTGTGCAGCGGGTGTCAACCGGCTGCGCCTGTCGCCCTGCGCCCAGGGCTTCGACGCCGTCATCGCCCAATTCGACGCGGTGTTCGGCCACGCCGCGGACGGCCAGGAGGCGCTGGCGGCACTGCGCCGCCTGCCGCTGCCCGGCACGCTGGTGGATGGATTTGCCCGGCGCGCGCCGGGCCTGGAGGCCGCATGA